The nucleotide window CGGCGGCAACGGCCTATCGGGAGTCTATCAGGCCGGGACCGGCTACGACAACGTCACGGGCTGGGGTTCGTTCAAGGGGGACGCCCTGATCAACGCGATCTACGCGCTCTCCGCGCCGGCGTCGGCGCCGCAGAACTTCACGGCGACCACGCTCGGGACCAGTTCCATCACCTGGACCTGGGACAGCGTGGCGGGGGCCTCATCCTACCATGTCTACTACTCCAGCAATACCGCCCAACTCGCCGCCAATGTCGGTGCCACCCGCGCCACCTTGGATTTCCCCCCCAACACCGTCTCGGGCGTCATGGTCAAGGCCGCCAACGCCGCGGGCGAAGGGCCCGGCGGGACTTCACCGAGCACCGCCACCTTCGCGCTGGCCCTGACCTCCACCAACAGCACCTTCGCGCATATCTCGAGCATCACCGTGTCCTGGAACACGTGCGCGGCCAATGCCTGCGCTGGCTATGTCCTGCAGGCTTCCCCAAACGCCGACTTCTCGGCGCCGGTCTTCTCCAGCGTCACTCCCAACTATGCCCTCGGCCGGCTCCAAGTCTCGGGGCTCAGCAAGCTGACCAAATACTACCTCCGTGTGGGGACCCTCAACTGGTCCCGCGGCGCGAACTACTACACCTTGCCTCAGACTACCACGACCCTCACGGACCTGGTCGCCCCCGGCCCCGGTTCGCCGGAGTTCTCGGGAATCACGGCCTCGGCCATAGTCTTCAATTGGACCCGCAACGGTAATCCCTATCCCGCGACCTACCAGGCCGACTGCTCCAGCATGGCCACCTATGTTCCTTCTACCAGCCAGTCCGGCAGCGAGCTCTACAGCGCGACCTTCTCGAACCTCATCCCCAACACCAGCTATTACTTCCGGGTGCGGGCCGTGGGTGGCGGGGCCTATCTGAACACCGACCCGGCCGCCCCGCCCGCGACCTTGGCCGCGGCGCCGGCAGCCGCGGCCGTCCCATTCGCCGCCGTCTACAAGACCTCCATGACCGTGGCTTGGTCGGACAACGGCAACGCGCTGGACACCCTCTACAAAGCCGAGGCCTTGGACTCGGGTTCGACCGTCGTGACCTCGTCGGTCACCCGCAACCGGACCGCGACGCTGACGGGACTGGACAAGAACACGCTCTACTCGGCGCGGGTCTGGGCCCTGAATCGGACGGACGGCACGAAGGTGGGGCCGTACGCCATCGGCTCGACCTACACCTTGGTCGACCAGCCGGTGCTTGGGCTCGAGCCCTTCTCCAGCCTGGGCTTCGACGGCTTCACCTTCTCATTCACCGGCAACAACCCCTCGGGCACCCGGTACATAGTGCAGGTCACGACGGCCACGGGAGCCGTGACGGTGGCCGCTTCTTCCAACACCGCCAACGCCTCCGCCTCGTTCTCGGGGCTGCTTTCCAACGCGACCTACTACGCTGCGGTCGCGGCCCTCAACCAAGCCGGCTCCCCCACTCCCTTCACTGTCGCCAAGGCCACGGCCACGCAGGTCGCCACACCCTTGCCGCTGACCAGCCCGGTCACCGTTCGCAGCAGCACGACGTTGGGCTTCGCTTGGGGTTCCGGGACCCTCGCCCCCGGCACCACGTACCTGGCGGAAGTCTCCAGCTTTTCGTCGACCTTCAGGTTCGGCGTCGTCAGCTCGTCGACATTGAACACCTGGACTCTCGCCTCTGGGCTGCAGCCCAACACCAGCTATTACGCCCAGGTGCGGGCCCGGAGCGCCAGCTCGGACCCGGATGGCCTGCCCCTGGGCTTGGGGACCTTGGCCGCCACGCTGCCGACCCCGCCGGCCGCGGCCGCTTTCCAGTGGGTCTACTACACCAGCGCGACCGCGGTCTGGAAGCCTCTGCCCATAGCCCCCTCCAGCACCACCTGCGAAGGCTACCGCCTGGAGGTCTCGACCTCGCCGGGCTTCACCGGGGTCGTCTACTCCAGCACGGTCGCCAACGGTGTCTCCACGGCCGCGGTGGACGGCCTCGCCTTTGCCACGGCCTATTACGCGCGCGTGGCGTCGCTGAGCCCGGAAGGCCAGCCCAGTTGGCTGTCCTTCGGCTCGACGACCACGGCCTTGCCGCCGGTCTCCTCCGGGACCGTGACCGGCACGGGGGCTTTGACGCTGGTCCTGTCCACCGCCGTCTTCCCGGGACTGACCGCCGTCCGGGTGTCCATCCCGGCCGCGGCCTTCCCCGTGGGTACCAAAATCAGCGCCTGGGCTGAGCTGAGCACGGACCTTTATCAGGCGCGCTCCAACGAGGTCGCGGGCCTGACGCCGTTCGGAGCCGGCGTGGGCATCGAGCTCTCGGCCGGCGGACTGCAGCCCAACCCTCCCTGGTGCGTAGCCTTGGTCATGGGCTACGATTCGGACCAGGTGCCGCTCGGCCAGGACCAGAGGGCCATGCGCCTGTTCCGCTACGATACGGTTGCTGGGCAATGGACCTTGGAATCGTCCTCCAAGGTCGATGTCGCGGGCCGCACGCTCATGGCCTGCGTCTCCCATTTCTCGCTCTTCGCGCCGTTCTTCATCACCGCGGCCAGCGACCTCTCCTCCGTGCACGTCTTCCCGCAGCCTTGGGAGATCGGCGACGCGGCCAGCCCTTACTGGGCGAGCGCCCTGCAGTTCTCCAACCTGCCCGCCGACGCGCGAGTGAGAATCTTCACCGTGACCGGGGAACTGGTGGACGAGGGCACGGCCGCCGGCGGCGCGCTTTCTTGGGACGGCAACAATCGCTACGGCCACAAGGCGGCGTCCGGCACGTACCTCGTGTCCATCGAATCGGGCGGCCAGAAAGAGGTCCGGCGGGTGGTGCTCATCCGATGATCTCCGGCCTTTGCGCAGTCCTGCTGGCCCTGGCCCCTGAGGCCGGCGCCCTGCAGAAGAACGTGGGCGGGGCGGCCGCGGAATTCCTGCGTCTGGGCGCGGGCGCGCGGGCTCTGGGCATGGGCGAGGCCTACAGCGCGGTCGCGGAGGGCCCGGACGCCGTGTATTGGAACCCCGCGGGCCTGGCGCGCATGTCCAGGCCCGAGGTCTCCTACACCCGTTCGGAGATGCCGGCGGGGCTCCATGCGGATTTCGGCGCCGTGGCCGCGCCCGTCCGCCTGCTGCGCGGCACCGTGGCTTTCGCCGTCACGAGACTGTCCCAGGATAGCCTCGATCTGGTCGACGCCTCGAACCGGACCCTCGGCAGCTTCGCCCCCCATTCCGAGGTCTACGCCTTGGCCTACGGCCATAAGTTCTCGGGCGGCGATCCGACGGATGAGGCGCGCGATTATTTCGGTGACAAGTGGAACGTCCCCCACGTGGAGCGCCCCCTAGGCTATGAGCAGGAGCCGTGGACCGGAGAGATCTCCGCCGGCCTGTCGGTGAAACTCATTAGCGAAGACCTAGGCACCCGCCAAGCCGCCACTTGGGCCGTCGACGGGGGCGGCCTGTTCCGTCCGGTGGATTGGCACGAGTTCATCCTGGCGGCGGCCGTCCGCCATGTCGGCGGCAACATCCACTTCATCTCCGATTCCGAGCCCCTGCCCGCGGAGTTCGCGGGCTCTTTGGCCTACGAAGTGCGCCTGCAGGACCGTTGGCGCCTCCTGCCCGCCCTGGAGGTGGATGTCCCCTATGCCGGCAATGTCTACGCCAAGGCCGGCTTCGAGGCCGAGCACCGCATCACCTCGGGGGTCGAGGCCGCGCTGCGTCTGGGCTACTCCAGCCGCACGGTCCCGGACCTGGGCCTCGTCTCAGGATTCGCGGCGGGGGTGGGACTGCGCGTGCAACGGTTCTCCTTTGACACGGCCTTCCAGCCCATGGGGGTGCTGGGTCAGACCTTCCGCTTGGGCGTGGGTTGGCGGTTCTAGCGGGAGCGGCTCGGCATGTAGGGCGAGAGATCCACTTCCGCGCCGGTCAAATCGGCATAGAAGCCCATGACCCGCTGCACGTAGGTCTTGGTCTCCTTGATGTTGGGGACGCGGCCGACGCGGTCCACCCGCCCTTCGCCCGCGTTGTAGGCGGCCACAGCCAGCACCTTGTTGCCGCCGTATTTGTCCAGCAGGTACTTGAGGTGCTTGGCCATGCCCTTGAGGTTCTGGGCCGGGTCGGTGGAATCCTTGACTCCCAGCATGGCCGCGGTCTGCGGCATGAGCTGGCCCAGGCCGACGGCGCCCTCCGAGGAGGTCTTCCGCGGGTCGCCCCATGGATTCTCCTGCATGACCATGGCTTCCATGAGGTCGGCGTCGATCCCGGTCAGCCCCGCCATCTTCTGAATGAGGGGCCGGTAGCGCGCGACCTTGGGATTGCCGCGGGCCAGGTCGGCCAAGCCAAGAGCGCCCTCCTGGATCTCGGCCGCGACTTCCTTGGCCAAAGACTGCGCCGGGGCCGCCACGGCCTGGACCGAGCGTTTGGGAAGGGTGCCGCGGAAGGCTTTCTCGAAAGCCGCCAGGAGATTCTTGACCCCCGGGTCGTTGGGGATGCCGCGGCTCTTGATGACCGCGGCCGGGCCGACCTGATAGGCCGCCAGGGCGCGGTGGATGTCCCCGTCGAACTGCTTCAAGAGTTGCGCCAGCAGGCGCGTCCCGACGCGGATGTTCACGGCCGCGTCCGAGATGTCCTTGGTCTTATAGCCGTAGGCCCTGACCACCCCGGCGGAGAGGCCCATGAGGTTGCGGTCGCAGGCGTCGGCGGAGCCGCAGTTGGCCTTGGCCGCGATGAGGGCCCGGACTACGTCCGGGGAGACTCCGTATTCATCCGCGATCGGGACGATGACGCCCTCATAGAGTCCACCGGGCTGCTGGGCCGGATCCGGGGACATGTCGCGCACCTCGGCCTGAGGCGCGACCGGGACGGGTGCCGTTTCAGGGGCCTTTGGCGCCGGCTGCAAACGGGCCGGGACAAAGGGTCTGGCCACGGGGGCTGCGGTCTGAGCAGGGAGATTGGGGAGATTGGCGGCCGCCAGCACGACCGGGGCGCCTAAAGGGGAAGCTGCTGAGCCGCGGCCGTTGTCGTAGGCCTGGGTGAAGCTGGCGGACCGGAAAGCCGGCGTGTCGACTAGGCCCATGGCCTTGAAGGCGGGCTTCCAGGTCTCGGCCTTCTTGGGCTGGAGATAGCCTGGTACGGTCTGGAAAGGGTCAGGCCGGGCCTGGCTGTCCGGGCTCTCGATGGTCAGGGCGTTTCCCCAGAGCTTGAGGAGTCCGGCGCGGGCTTCCTCACGCTTGGCTGCGGGCGCGGTCTGATTCCATTGGGCCGCTTCGTAGCGCAAAGTCGCGCTCTGGTCCGAGGTCGACGGGATGAGGGCCCCTTGGACGCGGGAGCCGAGCAGGACGCGCGCGAACTCCTCGGTGGGGCCGAGCTTGTCGCCCACCACGGTCCCTTCAGGGATGCGGACGGATATCTTGACCAAAGCAGTGGTCGCCGAGAACGAGGGGGACGCGCAGAGCGCCAGCCCCACAGCGACCGTTGCCCAACCGAGCTTGCCCTTCATGCCTACAGGGTACCGGCCCGAAGGTCCTATGTCCTGGGCCACGAGCCCTGGATCCAGGTAGGCCTTTGGACCTAGGCGCGGCTGCCGTCAGGAATGTAGAATTAGGCGTGGCCCGTCCGAGCATCCGGCGCCTGAGCTTGCTTCTGGCGATCCTTCTCAGCCCCTCCGCCCACGCCGTGGAGCAGGACACCCCTTGGCTGCGGTTCTCGGAGATGATGCGGCAGCTCTCTCGGGACCCCGTATTCGTGGAGACCGTGATCCGGCATCTCGGCCGCGGCCCCGCCGCTTCGGCCATGCTAGGCCCGGCGGACCGGGAGCGCCTGCGGGCGCTGATCCGCAAGCGCGATTGGGATTCTCTGGACCGTTTCCCGGTCATGACCGTGGCCGGAATCGGCCGCGCCATGATCGTGGCCAAGCCCGTGGCCCGGCGGCACCGGTCGACGGCGCCTGCGGAAGCCGCCCGGGCCGGACTCGCAGACGCCGTCGAGGACCTGGGCATCCCGACCGGCGAGCCGCCGCCGCGGGCCAAGGACCTCATCCGCGGGCTCGGGCACGGCGTCGAATCCGGCGCTGTCTACGACGTGGAAGCGGCCAAGTTCTATCCGGACAGCCGGCGGCTGGCCGAGCTCCTCAACCGCTTGGCCCTCAACCCTCCTCCGGGCCAGCCCGGCCCGCGCCTGCAGGTGCGCCTGGGCGAGCGGCGGACTCAGACCGCCGAGGGGCTCGTCGGCATGCTGGCGGCCCGGGGCCATGAGGTCAGCGTGCGCGATGCGCGCTACTTCGCCAACTTCGGCAATCTGCGCTACCGCAGACGTGACGTGATCACTCCGTTCTGGATAGACACCCGGCTGCCCCTGCCCAACCGCCGAGAGACCCTCATCATCCCGGCCACCCACTCCCAGCACGAGCTTCGCATCCGAGGCTCCCAGGTCAACGCGGACGTCTTCTTCTATTTCGGCATCGACGGGGAGGCCGCTTTCCGGGCTTTTGCGGTCAAGGACCAGGCCTGGATCCTGGGCCGCAACGCATGGATCTACAGGGGCGAGAAGGCTCTGGAGGCCGTGCGCCTGGCCGCCGCCATCCGCAGGACCTACGCCTCCATCCAGCGCGAGCATCCGGCTCTGCCCTTCGGCGGCTACTATGCCCTGGGGGTATGCAACGATGTCAGCGCCATGATAGAGCTGCGACTGCACGGCCGCGCCACCCTCTATCCGCTGACGCGCGACCCTGAGCTTTTTCCCAAGGACGAGGAGGTGGGACGTCTGGCTAGGGCGCTGCCCAGCGACCGCCGGGGGCTCCCGGACCTGGACCGTGTGCTCGGCGCTATGCCGACCGATGACCTGGCCAGGCTCCCCTTCCCGGGCTTGCGCGCGGACCTGGCCGCAATCCGGGCCCAGCAGCGTCAGGGACCGCCAGCGGCCCGCAGAGGGCGAGTCCTCTGGCCGGCAGCAGCCCTGGTGGCCGTTCTCTTCTGGCTCTGGCGCCGCCAGCGTTGACCCCGGCCTACTTCGCGGCGGGCGCGGCGGCGGGCTCGGGCGCGGGCAGCGGCCCGTTGATAACGCACTTGGTGCCTTCCTGATGAGAGCCCTTCGGGCAGTTGAGCGGTTCGGCGGGGGGGGTGCTGTTGCCGCCCGAGCAGGCCCCGACCAAGGTGGCGGTCCCGATGATCATCGCCAGCATCAGCGCATTCTTCATCATGGCTCTCCTTTATTTCGCTAGGGAAGCTCTCAGGCTCTCTATCTGCGCCTGGAAGGCGGGGTCCTTGCTGAATCGAGCGTAAAGCATGTCGCCCAGAAGCTTGCCAGCCTCTATGTCCGAGGGATGGTGCACGCCCCCGATGACCCGGTTCAGGGCGGCTTTGCCTGCCGCAGTGAGGAATTCCGGGGTGCGGGCCGGGACCAGCTCGCTGAGCATCAGGGCGTAGACGCTTGAGAGGGCGGCGTGGCCGCTGGGATAGGAGAGCCCTCCGATACGGCCCAGGCAGGGGTGGAGGCTGGAGTCATGCCGGTACGGGCGCGGCCGCTGGTTCTGGTCCTTGAGCCGGCCCACGGCCACGTCCACGTCGTCTTGGACCTGGCGCAGGAAATCGGCCGCCTCCTGGGGCAGCGGCTTGACGAAGGGGCTGATGTCGCCGAAGAACTCGTCGAAGTATGCGTGCTCCTGGGCCTGCGCCGCGGCGCACTGCTGCTTGGTGCGCCGCTTCTCCCAGTCGTGCAGTTGGATGAGGTCGGCCTTGTCCAGGGCGGAGCCCGGGACCGGGGCCGGCGGCAACTGCAGGGTCTGCAGGGCAGCCTCCGACAGATACAGGGCCGGCTGCTTGCGCTGCGGTCCCTTGGCCGCGGCGATGCCCGCGGCCAGCAGGATGCAGAGGACTGCGTTGCGCAGGACTTTGGTTCTGGTCATGGAATCAGCCCAGCAGCTTGGCGGTCGCCGCCTCCTTGATGACCATGGCCGCGATTTCGTTGCGCTGGATCTGGTTGGTCCCCTCGTAGATCTGCGTGATCTTGGCGTCGCGCATGTACTTCTCCACGGGGAAGTCCCGCATGTAGCCGATGCCGCCGCACATCTGCACGCAGTCCGTGCTCACCTTCATGGCTGTATCCGAGCAGAGCACCTTGCACATGGCCGATTCCTTGGTGTAGCGCCGGATCTTGAGCCGGTTCATCTCGTCGAACACCACGGTGCCGTTGGTCATGGCCGTGTCGATGGCCGGCTTCATCGCGGCATCCATGGCCTTGGTGGTGGAGTAGAGCAGGGCCCGGCTGGCCTCGATGGCCGTGGCGCAGTCGGCGACCATGTGGCTTATGGCTTGGTGGCTCACCACGGCTTGGCCGAACTGCTTGCGCACCCGCACGTAGGCCAAGGTCTCGTCGAGAGCTCCTTGGGCGATGCCCAGGCCTTGCGCGGCCACGCCGGGCCGGGACATGTCGAAGGTGGTCTGGGCCACGAAGAGGCCGTAGCCTTCCTTGTAGAGCAGGTTCCCCTTGGGGATGCGGCAGTTCTGGAACACCAACTCGTAGGTGGGGTTGGCGCGGATGCCCATCTTGTGCTCTTTCTTGCCGAAGGTGAACCCCGGCGTGCCCTTCTCGACTACGAAGGCGCCGATGCCGCGGGCGCCCCGGGCCGGGTTGGTGGTGGCGAAGACCACGTACACTTCGGAGACCTCCCCCCCGGAGATGAACACTTTCGAGCCGTTGAGCACGTAGTGGTCGCCGTCGAGTTTGGCCGTGGTCTTCATGGCCGTGGCGTCGGAACCGGCTTCGGCTTCGGTGATGGCGAAGGCGGCGAGCTTCTGTCCCGAGGCCAGATTGGGGATCCAGCGCTGGCGCTGGGCCTCGCTGCCGAAGAGCAGGATCGGGATGGTGCCCAAGCCCGAGCCGGCCACGCACAGGGCGATGCCGGCGCAGCCCCGGGAGAGCTGCTCGACGGCCAGGCAGAGGTCCAGAGTCCCCCCTCCCATGCCGCCGTACTTCTCGGGCAGGTAGACCCCTAAGAGGTCGGCCTTGCGGATGTCCTCGACCACCGGCCAGGGGAACTCCTCGGTCCGGTCGTACTGCTCGCGCACCGGCCGGATCTTCTCGCGGGCCAGCTCGTAAGCGACCTCGATGATGGCCTTCTGCTGCTCGTTCAGGTCGTAATCCATGGTTGTTCCCCTTCCCTTCTCAAGATTCTGGAGCGTCCAGCTTCTGCAGGGCGTCGCGCGCGGCCGCCTGCTCGGCCTCCTTCTTGCTCTTGCCTTCGCCGTGGCCGAGGACCCGCTTGCCGAAGTGGACCCGGACTTTGAAGGTCTTGTCGTGGTCCGGCCCCTCGGAGCTGGTGGTCTCATAGTTCGGCGGGGCCTTGTACTTCTTCTGCAGGACCTCCTGCAGCACGCTCTTGTAATCGGCCTCGGCCGCCGGCCGGTGGCGGTCGAGGCAGCCGCGGATGAAGGCTGCGGCCGGCGCGTAGCCTCCATCCATATAGATGGCCCCGATGAGCGCCTCCAAGGCGTTGGACAGGAGGCTCGCCCGGGTGCGGCCGCCGGAAGAATCCTCCCCCACGCCCAGCAGCAGGTGCGCCCCGAGGCCGATCTCTGTGGCCCAGTGCGCCAGACTCGGCCGCGAGACCAGGTGGGCCTTCCTCTTGGACAGCCCTCCTTCTGCGTCGTCCGGATGCCGGACGTAGAGTTCGTGGGCGACCACCGCGGAGAGGATGCTGTCGCCCAGGAACTCCAGCCGCTCGTTGTAGACGGCAGACTGGCTTTCCGAGGCGTAGGACTTGTGCGACAGCGCTTCCTTGAGCAGCTGCTGGTCGCGGAAGTGGTAGCCGATGACGTCTTCCAAAGGCGGGAGATGGCTCACGCGGGGCTCAGACGGCCCAGACCGGCGGGAAAACCCCGCCGGTCTGGACTGTTCAGGCGTCCGGGCCTACTTCTTGGCGTGTCCGTTGATGTAGTCGACGGCCTGGCCGACGGTCTGGATCTTCTCGGCCTGGTCATCGGGGATCTCCATGTCGAACTCTTCCTCGAGGGCCATCACCAGCTCCACGGTGTCGAGGGAGTCGGCGCCCAGGTCGTTGACGAAATGGGCCTCCGGCTTGACCTCTGAGGCATCCACCCCGAGCTGCTCGACGATGATCTTCTTGACGCGGTCTGCGACGCTGACGCTGGTATCCGCCATTTCCTTTCTCCTCCTATGCTTTCGACTGGGACTGCGCTACATGTACATCCCGCCGTTGACCCCGAGCACCTGCCCGGTGATGTACGACGAATCTTCGCCGGCCAAAAAGAGCGCCGCGCGCGCGATGTCATCCGGCTCGCCCATGCGCCCGAGCAGGATGGCCTCCAGGAGCTTCTTCTTGGCCTCTTCCGGTATGGCGTCCGTCATGCGCGTGCGGATGAAGCCCGGCGCGATGGCGTTGACCAGGACGCCGCGCGAGGCGAACTCGCGGGCGCAGGACTTGGTGAGCGCGATGACGCCGCCCTTGGAGGCGCAGTAGTTGGCTTGACCGGCATTGCCCATTTGGCCAACGATGGAGGCGATGTTGATGATGCGCCCCGCGCGGGCCTTGAGCATGGGTCGAGCCACGGCCTTGGTGAAATTAAAGGTGCCCTTGAGGTTGATGGCGAGGACCAGGTCCCAGTCGGCGTCGGCCATGCGCATGAGCAGGTTGTCCCGCGTGACGCCGGCGTTGTTGATCAGGATGTCCACCTTGCCGAACTTCTCGATGGCGGTCTTGACCACGGCTTCGCAGTCCTCGTACTTCGAGACGTCGGCCTTGGCCGACAGGCACGGAACCCCGGCGGCGGAGAGCTTCCCCGCGGCTTCCGCAGCCTTGGCCTCGTCCACGTCGACGACCACGATCGAGGCGCCTTCGCGCCCGAAGAGTTCGGCCATGCTGTAGCCGATGCCCTGCGCGGCACCGGTGATAATCGCGGTCTTGCCCGCCAATCGGCGGGTCGCGACGGGGGCTTCAGGCATTGCGGTATTCCTCGCTTGGGATGGTCAAAGGATCTGGAGCCTCGCGGTCTCGAGGCTGAGCTTCATGGCCGCGACCGACTTCTGGATCTGGGCATCGACGCCCCGCTCCACGAGTTGCTGGGCCGCGCGCAGGGAGTTGGCGATGGCCTTGGCGTTGGACCGGCCGTGGGCGACCACGACCGCGCCGCCCACGCCCAGCAGGGGCGCGCCGCCGTGCTCGTCGGGATTGAGGCGCTTCTTGAGGCGGTTGAGCGGGCTGCGCAACAGCAGGCCACCGGCTTTGTAAAGGTGGTTGCGGCGGATCTCAGCCTTGAGGGAGTTGAGGACCGAGGCCGCCACGCCCTCGATGAGCTTCAAGGCGATGTTGCCCACGAACCCGTCGCAGACCACCACGTCCACGGTGCCGGCCGTGATGTCGTGACCTTCCACCGGGCCGCGGAAATCGAGCCCGCTGGCTTTGAGCAGCGGGCTGGCCTCGCGCACCAAGTCGTTGCCCCGGCTTTCCTCTTCGCCGGCGGAGAGCAGGCCCACGGTCGGCTCGGCCTGGCGCAGCATGTGGCGGCAGTAGAGCGTCCCCATGGCCGCGAACTGCAGCAGATGCCAGGGTTCGCATTCGGTGTTGGCGCCCACGTCCAGGAGCACGGTGGCGCCCCGAGGCGTCGGGACGGCCACGGCTAACGCGGGCCGCAGCACTCCAGGCAGGCGCTT belongs to Elusimicrobiota bacterium and includes:
- a CDS encoding transglycosylase SLT domain-containing protein, producing the protein MKGKLGWATVAVGLALCASPSFSATTALVKISVRIPEGTVVGDKLGPTEEFARVLLGSRVQGALIPSTSDQSATLRYEAAQWNQTAPAAKREEARAGLLKLWGNALTIESPDSQARPDPFQTVPGYLQPKKAETWKPAFKAMGLVDTPAFRSASFTQAYDNGRGSAASPLGAPVVLAAANLPNLPAQTAAPVARPFVPARLQPAPKAPETAPVPVAPQAEVRDMSPDPAQQPGGLYEGVIVPIADEYGVSPDVVRALIAAKANCGSADACDRNLMGLSAGVVRAYGYKTKDISDAAVNIRVGTRLLAQLLKQFDGDIHRALAAYQVGPAAVIKSRGIPNDPGVKNLLAAFEKAFRGTLPKRSVQAVAAPAQSLAKEVAAEIQEGALGLADLARGNPKVARYRPLIQKMAGLTGIDADLMEAMVMQENPWGDPRKTSSEGAVGLGQLMPQTAAMLGVKDSTDPAQNLKGMAKHLKYLLDKYGGNKVLAVAAYNAGEGRVDRVGRVPNIKETKTYVQRVMGFYADLTGAEVDLSPYMPSRSR
- the fabG gene encoding 3-oxoacyl-[acyl-carrier-protein] reductase; translation: MPEAPVATRRLAGKTAIITGAAQGIGYSMAELFGREGASIVVVDVDEAKAAEAAGKLSAAGVPCLSAKADVSKYEDCEAVVKTAIEKFGKVDILINNAGVTRDNLLMRMADADWDLVLAINLKGTFNFTKAVARPMLKARAGRIINIASIVGQMGNAGQANYCASKGGVIALTKSCAREFASRGVLVNAIAPGFIRTRMTDAIPEEAKKKLLEAILLGRMGEPDDIARAALFLAGEDSSYITGQVLGVNGGMYM
- a CDS encoding fibronectin type III domain-containing protein; translation: MSKIRRLIGGGAMSLCCLTWLRPGPVWAAESRVALRGHVLPLARMATRLGRLPTDENVDLGLVVRLDEDLLNQTLAQLYGPNAPAQKRFLSPAEFARKFDLAAKRQKLKDFAQAAGLVVDAAEDRPESQIVKVSGTAGLVEKAFGVQLQRFRGADGRLFRAHETEPLVPASLAAHLRAVSGLSNLRGVMRPHLRRHQPASQPSGETGISSPRAARPSTLTGTGPSGGLAPANIKTIYGLSGALTGSGQTVAVIEFDGYRPGDIPLYESQFSLASPPVTFVSVDGQQNLCGPNQDTNCNSVSPASDGGMIEVALDIELLIALAPGVSGILVYTPPNTTAGLLHAYNKMATDNTAKVISVSWGADIDSVGGAALTAESQIFAQLATQGQSVLAASGDCGSYDQPNGSGGCITNNGYRVDDPASQAYVTGVGGTSLSGTLSPLSVTETTWNRLSAGRGAGGGGIANYVEGATTYWPIPGYQSGVAGKYSTVYRNVPDVALNADPDSAPYSICVGGTCNDTSYYTTLIGGTSAATPLWAALTALANQKLVASGFGVVGFANPSLYQVAGGSYGSTFNDITSGGNGLSGVYQAGTGYDNVTGWGSFKGDALINAIYALSAPASAPQNFTATTLGTSSITWTWDSVAGASSYHVYYSSNTAQLAANVGATRATLDFPPNTVSGVMVKAANAAGEGPGGTSPSTATFALALTSTNSTFAHISSITVSWNTCAANACAGYVLQASPNADFSAPVFSSVTPNYALGRLQVSGLSKLTKYYLRVGTLNWSRGANYYTLPQTTTTLTDLVAPGPGSPEFSGITASAIVFNWTRNGNPYPATYQADCSSMATYVPSTSQSGSELYSATFSNLIPNTSYYFRVRAVGGGAYLNTDPAAPPATLAAAPAAAAVPFAAVYKTSMTVAWSDNGNALDTLYKAEALDSGSTVVTSSVTRNRTATLTGLDKNTLYSARVWALNRTDGTKVGPYAIGSTYTLVDQPVLGLEPFSSLGFDGFTFSFTGNNPSGTRYIVQVTTATGAVTVAASSNTANASASFSGLLSNATYYAAVAALNQAGSPTPFTVAKATATQVATPLPLTSPVTVRSSTTLGFAWGSGTLAPGTTYLAEVSSFSSTFRFGVVSSSTLNTWTLASGLQPNTSYYAQVRARSASSDPDGLPLGLGTLAATLPTPPAAAAFQWVYYTSATAVWKPLPIAPSSTTCEGYRLEVSTSPGFTGVVYSSTVANGVSTAAVDGLAFATAYYARVASLSPEGQPSWLSFGSTTTALPPVSSGTVTGTGALTLVLSTAVFPGLTAVRVSIPAAAFPVGTKISAWAELSTDLYQARSNEVAGLTPFGAGVGIELSAGGLQPNPPWCVALVMGYDSDQVPLGQDQRAMRLFRYDTVAGQWTLESSSKVDVAGRTLMACVSHFSLFAPFFITAASDLSSVHVFPQPWEIGDAASPYWASALQFSNLPADARVRIFTVTGELVDEGTAAGGALSWDGNNRYGHKAASGTYLVSIESGGQKEVRRVVLIR
- the acpP gene encoding acyl carrier protein, whose amino-acid sequence is MADTSVSVADRVKKIIVEQLGVDASEVKPEAHFVNDLGADSLDTVELVMALEEEFDMEIPDDQAEKIQTVGQAVDYINGHAKK
- a CDS encoding phosphatase PAP2 family protein — translated: MTRTKVLRNAVLCILLAAGIAAAKGPQRKQPALYLSEAALQTLQLPPAPVPGSALDKADLIQLHDWEKRRTKQQCAAAQAQEHAYFDEFFGDISPFVKPLPQEAADFLRQVQDDVDVAVGRLKDQNQRPRPYRHDSSLHPCLGRIGGLSYPSGHAALSSVYALMLSELVPARTPEFLTAAGKAALNRVIGGVHHPSDIEAGKLLGDMLYARFSKDPAFQAQIESLRASLAK
- a CDS encoding acyl-CoA dehydrogenase family protein: MDYDLNEQQKAIIEVAYELAREKIRPVREQYDRTEEFPWPVVEDIRKADLLGVYLPEKYGGMGGGTLDLCLAVEQLSRGCAGIALCVAGSGLGTIPILLFGSEAQRQRWIPNLASGQKLAAFAITEAEAGSDATAMKTTAKLDGDHYVLNGSKVFISGGEVSEVYVVFATTNPARGARGIGAFVVEKGTPGFTFGKKEHKMGIRANPTYELVFQNCRIPKGNLLYKEGYGLFVAQTTFDMSRPGVAAQGLGIAQGALDETLAYVRVRKQFGQAVVSHQAISHMVADCATAIEASRALLYSTTKAMDAAMKPAIDTAMTNGTVVFDEMNRLKIRRYTKESAMCKVLCSDTAMKVSTDCVQMCGGIGYMRDFPVEKYMRDAKITQIYEGTNQIQRNEIAAMVIKEAATAKLLG
- the plsX gene encoding phosphate acyltransferase PlsX; this encodes MRIALDAAAGDTGLAPNIEGAIAAANAWGLEFLLVGPAADIRNELTARGIPHSDRRFEIVDAPQVIPMDADPAAACRDMPDASILSCARLVAEGRAAAMVSAGHSGAAVTAALGHLKRLPGVLRPALAVAVPTPRGATVLLDVGANTECEPWHLLQFAAMGTLYCRHMLRQAEPTVGLLSAGEEESRGNDLVREASPLLKASGLDFRGPVEGHDITAGTVDVVVCDGFVGNIALKLIEGVAASVLNSLKAEIRRNHLYKAGGLLLRSPLNRLKKRLNPDEHGGAPLLGVGGAVVVAHGRSNAKAIANSLRAAQQLVERGVDAQIQKSVAAMKLSLETARLQIL
- the rnc gene encoding ribonuclease III, whose product is MSHLPPLEDVIGYHFRDQQLLKEALSHKSYASESQSAVYNERLEFLGDSILSAVVAHELYVRHPDDAEGGLSKRKAHLVSRPSLAHWATEIGLGAHLLLGVGEDSSGGRTRASLLSNALEALIGAIYMDGGYAPAAAFIRGCLDRHRPAAEADYKSVLQEVLQKKYKAPPNYETTSSEGPDHDKTFKVRVHFGKRVLGHGEGKSKKEAEQAAARDALQKLDAPES